Within Sorangiineae bacterium MSr11367, the genomic segment CGCCGGTGGCCTCCATTGAATTGTCCGCCGGATTTCACCGGGTCACGTGCACGCCTGCCGAGGGCAAGGCCCAGTCGGCCAACGTCCGCGTCCCCCCGGCCGGCACCGCACGCCACCGCTTTCTATTGTGAAGGACTGTGACCGGGCGCGAAGCCACTCCTTCGCGGAGCTGCCACGTCTTTGTTACACATTAAAACCGCCGCGGGAGCGCGAATCAGTTCTTGAACGGCTGGCCCGCGTAGCGTAGTAACCGCGAATAGTTGAAGCGACTTGCAATCGGCGGCCCCCGCGCGAGGCAGTGAGTAACCCCCCCCGGATTGTAGCGGGCGCGCGAGCGAAGAGCCCCGGCGCCAAGAGGAGTAGCCATTGAACGACGTGTCGCGAGAGTCCCCGCCGCCGCCCGACGTCTGGACCAACGATGATGCCAAAGAGCTCTACCTCATCGACCGATGGGGAGCCGGCTACTTCGACGTCAACGACGACGGCAACATGACCGTGGCCCCTCTGCAGGAGCGCGGTCGGAAGATCGCCCTGCAGGACGTGGTGAACGACGCCCGCGAGCAAGGCCTGCGCACCCCGCTGTTGATCCGGTTTCAGGATCTGTTGCACCACCGTGTGCGCAACCTGAATCTGGCGTTCGCCTCCGCCATCTCCGAGAACAAGTACCGCGGCGTCTACCGCGGCGTGTTCCCCATCAAGGTGAACCAGCTCCGCGAGGTCGTCGAGGAGATCCTCGATGCCGGCCGGTCGTTCCACCACGGCATCGAGGTCGGGTCCAAGCCGGAGATATTCGCTGGACTGTCGGTCCACACGGACAATGACTCGCTCATCGTCTGCAACGGTTACAAAGACGACGCGTACATCCGCATGGCGATGATCGGGCGCAAGCTCGGCAAGAAGGTCATCCTCATCGCGGAAAAGCTCTCCGAGGTGCGCGCCATCCTGCGCATCGCGGCGGAGATGAACGTCGATCCGCTCATCGGTCTGCGCGTGCGCCTCTCGACCAAGGGCGCGGGGCGCTGGGCCACCTCGGGTGGCGAGGACGCCAAGTTCGGCTTGTCCACGTCGGAGATCCTCGCGGCCACCGAGCTGATGAAGCAGGCTGGCAAGACGTCCGCCTTCAAGCTGATTCACTTCCACGTCGGCTCGCAGATCCCGGACATCCTGATCATCAAGCGCGCCGTTCGGGAAGCCGCCCGCCACTACGCCAAGCTCCGCAAGATGGGGCACCCCATCGAGTACATCGACGTGGGCGGTGGCCTGGCCATCGACTACGACGGCTCGCGTTCGACGTTCCACTCCTCGATGAATTATTCGGTGGAGGAGTACGCGCGGGACATCGTCTACAACATCATGGACGTGTGCGACGACGAGAAGGTCCCGCACCCGGACATCGTGTCGGAGTCGGGCCGCGCGACGGTGGCGCACCACTCGGTGCTGGTCATCCAGGCCTTCGGGTCGATCGAGAAGGTGACCCCGGGCCCGCTCAACGGCGCGCACGACGATCACAAGCTGGTGAAGAACCTGCTCTACACCCTCGAGCACCTGACACAGGAAAACCTGGGCGAGTCGTGCCACGACATCCTCCAGGTGAAGGAAGAGTCCCAGAAGATGTTCGATCTGGGCCTGCTCAATCTGGACGTGAAGGCGCGGGTGGAGACGCTCTTCTGGCAGGCCGCCGAACGGATGCAGAAGATCGCCTCGCGGCTCGATGCGAGCGAGGTGCCGGACGACATCACGGAGCTGAGCAAACAGCTCGTGGACCAGCACATTTGCAACTTCTCCGTGTTCCAGTCGCTGCTCGATCACTGGGCGCTGGGCGGCCTGTTCCCCATCGCGCCCATCCACCGCTTGAACGAGCGGCCGACGCAGCAGAGCACCCTGGTGGACATCACCTGCGACTCCGACGGCAAGGTGTCGAAGTTCATCGACTTGAGCGACGTGCGCGACACGCTGCCGCTCCACGCGCTCGACGACAAGCCGTACTACCTGGGGGTCTTCTTGACCGGCGCCTACCAGGACATCATGGGCGACATTCACAACTTGTTCGGCCGCGTCAACGAAGTGCACGTCTTCCTCGATGACGACGAGGAATGCGGCTACTACCTGGAGGAAACCATCGCGGGCAACAGCATCCGCGAGGTCCTCAGCATGACGCAGTACGAATCGCGCGAAATGGTCGCCAAGCTGAAGGCCCAAGTCGATGCGGCCATCAAGCAGGACCGCCTCCGCCCCACGGAAGGCATGCGCCTGCTCGCCGACTTCGAGCGCGGCCTGGCCGATCAGACGTACCTGACCTTCGGCTGACCCCCCGCAAAACCCGCTAGCCGACGCGCTTGAAGCGCAGTCGGTGAATGGGCAAACCGTCCGCGATGGCCCGCTTTTCACGCGGGCTTTGCGCGTTGTAGGGGTTCTCGGCGAGGAGCGGGCTGCCCTCGGCGTCGCCAAAGGGAACGAGGAGCGGACACGCGCGCAGGTGCGCTTCGTACTGCACAGCGCGCTCTTCGACGTCCGTCTGCACGAAGAGTTCCCCGTTCGGCTCGAGAAGACGCGCGATTTCGCCGACGACGTCGCCTTGAACCACCAGGCGCTTCGCGTGGCGCTTCTTCCACCATGGATCGGGGAAGTGCAGGAACACGCGCCGGAAGGCACCGTTGGGTACGAGGCGCGGGAGTGCCTGGCGGGCGTCCTCGGCGAAGATGCGGGCGCGCGGACCGAGTCCGGCCTTGGCGAGGCGCTGGTCCACGATGGTGGCCCACTTGCGACGCACCTCGAGGCCGACGAGGCCCGCACTGGGGACGGCCGCGGCCCGCTCGAAGACGAAGACGCCACGGCCGGGGCCGATCTCGAGCTCGAGCCATTCACCGGCCACCAGGGATTTGGCCTCCACATGCTCGCCTTCGGGGAGGCGGGGTGCATCGGCATACGGGCGCGGCGGGCGCGGGGGACGGGTCTCGGGCATCGGCCCACGCCTTACCCCGAAGCAAAAGCGGTTCGCAAGCAGACTGATCGCTAGATATTCAACCCGCCGACGAATTTCTCTAAACCCTTGGGGAGTGGCCGGCATCTAGGGCACAGAATCCGCGATGACCGAGCTTGGCCTGCCCCGATGGACTCTCTTTGCCGCCTCTGCGGAGAAAGTCTCCCCGCGCGAACGCGGGGTCTCCGAACAGGAGATCCCGGGCGAGCCGCTCGTGCATGCGGCGCTTCGGGGGGACGTGGCGGCGTTCGAGCAGCTTTATCGCAGCCACGTCGGGCGCGTGCACGCGCTCTGTCTGCGCCTCGTCGCCGATCGGCCGTATGCCGAGCAGCTCACCCAGGACACCTTCGTGCGCGCCTGGGAGAAGCTGCGCAGCTTCCGCGGGGAGAGTGCCTTTGCCACCTGGCTGCGGCACGTCACCGTGAATGTCGTGCTCGAGGATCGACGGGCCACCGCGCGCCGCACCCGGCGCATCTTTTCTACGGCGAACGACGCCGTCTTGGAATCGCCTTCCACGCCCCGTCACGACGACGCGGCCCTCGATCTGGAGCGCGCACTCGCACGGCTTCCGGAAGGGCCCCGCACCGTCTTCGTACTGCACGACGTGGAGGGCTATCAGCATCAGGAAATCGGTGATCTCCTCGGCATTGCCGAGGGAACGTCGAAGGCCCACCTGCACCGGGCCCGCACCCTTTTGAAGGAGGTGCTCCGATGAGCACACCCTGCGATGTCACGGAACTCGAGCTCCAAGCGCTGGCCGATGGGGAACTCGCCCCGGAGCGCACACGCACGCTCGAAGAACATGCCAGCACATGCGCCCGCTGCAGCGCCTTCCTCGAGGGGGAACGCGCCCTCGCCGCGCGCGTGGGCGCCCTGCCGCGCGCCATTGCCCCGGCTCCGGAACTGTGGCGGGCCATCGAGTCACGCATCGAGCAGCCGCGCGTTCTCAAAGGACATGCTCGGTGGCGCATCGCGGCCGGAGGGTTTGCGCTGGCGGCAGCGGCCGCCCTGGCCATCGTGGCCTCGCGCCCCACGACGAAGATGCCGCCCTCGCAACCGGTGGCCGTCGTGCCCGCGCCTCCCGTGGCACCGCCCGCTCCGGCGCATGCGGAAGAATTTCCCGAAGAAGCACCGTACCTCGCAGCACTCGCCACGCTGGAGGCGGATTTCGCAAGGGGCAAACACGCTCTGCCGGAGGCCACGCTGCATGCCGTGGAGGTCAACCTCCAAACCATCGACGCCGCCATCGTCACCGTGCGCAACACCCTCGTGAACGCCCCGGACGATCTCGATTTGAAGTCGCAACTCTCCGACCTTTACCAGCAGAAGATCCGCGTCGAGACCGACGTTATCGATCTTACGGCGAGGATCTAATGCACAAACTCCTTTTCATCGCGTCGCTCGCCTGCCTCTCGTGCGGCGCCGCGTCGGTGCATGCGCAACCCGCGCCGCCGCCGCCTCCCCCCGCCGCACCGCCGGCTCCCCCCGCGCCACCGGCGCCTCCTGCTCCCGCTCCGTCGTTCCACGTGAGCGCCGCATCGCCGAAGGGTACCGTCACCATCAACGTCGTCGGCGCCACCTTGAACGTCATCGGCTGGGCGAAGCCCGAGGTTAGCGTCAAAGACACGTCGAACTCGACCCCGCGCGTACAATTCAGCGTCAACGGCGATCGCACCACGGTGCGTGCCACCAGCGGCTCCTTGGAGGTGCACGTGCCCGCGGCCAGCGCCGTCGAGGTGCGCAGCTCCAGCGGCGACGTGCAAGTGCGCGACGTCACCGGTGCGCTGCGCGTCGACACCATCTCGGGCGACATCGACCTCGCCGGCGCGCCCCAGTCGATTGCCGCGCGCACGGCCAGCGGCGACGTCAAGGTCGAGGCCAACACCACGCAAACCACCGTGCGCACCCTCAGCGGCGAAATCCACGTGCGCGGCGTTCGAGGAACCGCGTCCCTCGACAGCGTGAGCGGCCCCGTAGCACTGAGCGGAAGCTCCTTCTCGCGGGTCGACATCCACAACACGTCCAGCGACATCTCGTTCGATGGACAACTCGCCGCGCAGGCCTCCTTCGAGGCGCGCAGCACCAGCGGCGACGTCCGACTCGTTTTACCGTCCGCCACCAGCGGCAGCTTCGAACTTCGAAGCTACAACGGATCCATCAGCAGCCAACTCGGCACCGTACGCACCGGCGAAAGACAGCTCGACTTCAAAGTCGGCACGGGGGCGTCGACCGTACGCGTTCAGACCTTCAGCGGCGACATCCACATCGACGTTCGCAAATAGAAGCCACCCCGACAGTAGCCACGTGGGGCAGCGCAGGAGAGATCTTCCATGAATGCATGGATTATACACATAAAAGCGGTCACCGCCGCGCTCGCGGCGCTGGCCTCGTGTCATGGCGCAAGCTTCGAGACGCGCAGCAGCACCTCCAGCCCGGCCCAAGCTTGGCGCGGCCATGCGCAGGTCGTCGACGTTCGGGCGGGCAACGGCGAAGTGCACGTCCGGTCCACCCCCGGCGACGAGATCGAAGTCCGTGTTCATGCCCTCAACGGCGGCGGGGGTGCCGATGGGGCACTGAAAATCGCACGCCACGGCCGCACCGTCATCATCTACGCACGGGATCTGGGCGGTGGCGATGTCGAGGTGCACGTCCCCCGGGGCGTCGCACTGCGCGCTTCGGCCGACGACGGCTCGTGATGCGGCACGAGACGCGATAGTCTCCAAGCCCGATGATGGGCAACCGCGTGCGCGAATGGAGCAACCGCCTCGCCGAGGCATGGAAGGGACGGGCACGCCCGTGGCACAGAACGGCGCTCGCCATGGCGCCGGTGGTGCTGGCCACGTTGGGCCTCGCCCATTGGGCCGTTTCCGGTGTCCTCGCGAAGCTCGGCCACCCGGGCGCCACGCTCGACGACTCGTTCATCCACTTCCAGTACGCGCGCGCGTTTGCCGAGGGGCACCCGCTGCGCTTTCAGGCGGGTGAGCCCATTTCGACCGGGGCCACGAGCTTGCTCTGGCCCCTGGTGCTCGCGCCGTTTTACCTCGTGGGCTTTCGCGATCTCGCCATCCTGTGGCCCGCGTGGATTCTTTCCTTCGCCGCGCTCGTTCTGCTCGCCCAGGAGGTCTACCGCCTGGCGCGACCGCTGGCGGGGCAGGCCGCCGCACTTTCGGCCGGGGCCATGGTCCCGGCGTTCGGCGGGCTCGTGTGGTGTGCGGCCAGCGGCATGGAGGCCGTGCCCTTCGCGTGGGCCATCGCGCGCACCATCCGGCTTTCCGCCGAATGGGCCGAGACCCAACAGGACCGCCGGCGGGCACGCGCCCTCTGGCACCTCGTCGTGTGCTCGTGGATCGCGTTCTTGCTTCGACCCGAGGGAGCACTCTTCACCGTGGCGGCGGCGGCGACGTTGTTCCTCTTTCCCGCGCGCTCGCGGTGGCAGGCGCTGCTTCCGCTGGCCATGCCCGTCTTCATCGCGCTCTTGCTGCGGGTGCTCTCGGGCAGCGCCATCTCGTCGACGGCGCACGTCAAGCTTCTCGTGGGCAATCCGTATTACACGGGCGACGCGCTGGGGGCGGCCGTGCAATACAACGTGAAGCTGCTCTTCGTCACCTTGCTCAACGGACGCATCTGGTCGGCAGAGTTTCTCCCGGCCGGGGGCACCGCCATTGGCCTGCTCGGCGTCGCCGCGGTGATACCGCTCGGCGTGCGCGAGGAGAAGCGCTGGCGAGCCTTTCTCGTCGTGCTGCT encodes:
- the speA gene encoding biosynthetic arginine decarboxylase, whose amino-acid sequence is MSRESPPPPDVWTNDDAKELYLIDRWGAGYFDVNDDGNMTVAPLQERGRKIALQDVVNDAREQGLRTPLLIRFQDLLHHRVRNLNLAFASAISENKYRGVYRGVFPIKVNQLREVVEEILDAGRSFHHGIEVGSKPEIFAGLSVHTDNDSLIVCNGYKDDAYIRMAMIGRKLGKKVILIAEKLSEVRAILRIAAEMNVDPLIGLRVRLSTKGAGRWATSGGEDAKFGLSTSEILAATELMKQAGKTSAFKLIHFHVGSQIPDILIIKRAVREAARHYAKLRKMGHPIEYIDVGGGLAIDYDGSRSTFHSSMNYSVEEYARDIVYNIMDVCDDEKVPHPDIVSESGRATVAHHSVLVIQAFGSIEKVTPGPLNGAHDDHKLVKNLLYTLEHLTQENLGESCHDILQVKEESQKMFDLGLLNLDVKARVETLFWQAAERMQKIASRLDASEVPDDITELSKQLVDQHICNFSVFQSLLDHWALGGLFPIAPIHRLNERPTQQSTLVDITCDSDGKVSKFIDLSDVRDTLPLHALDDKPYYLGVFLTGAYQDIMGDIHNLFGRVNEVHVFLDDDEECGYYLEETIAGNSIREVLSMTQYESREMVAKLKAQVDAAIKQDRLRPTEGMRLLADFERGLADQTYLTFG
- a CDS encoding tRNA (guanine-N7)-methyltransferase; its protein translation is MPETRPPRPPRPYADAPRLPEGEHVEAKSLVAGEWLELEIGPGRGVFVFERAAAVPSAGLVGLEVRRKWATIVDQRLAKAGLGPRARIFAEDARQALPRLVPNGAFRRVFLHFPDPWWKKRHAKRLVVQGDVVGEIARLLEPNGELFVQTDVEERAVQYEAHLRACPLLVPFGDAEGSPLLAENPYNAQSPREKRAIADGLPIHRLRFKRVG
- a CDS encoding RNA polymerase sigma factor; protein product: MTELGLPRWTLFAASAEKVSPRERGVSEQEIPGEPLVHAALRGDVAAFEQLYRSHVGRVHALCLRLVADRPYAEQLTQDTFVRAWEKLRSFRGESAFATWLRHVTVNVVLEDRRATARRTRRIFSTANDAVLESPSTPRHDDAALDLERALARLPEGPRTVFVLHDVEGYQHQEIGDLLGIAEGTSKAHLHRARTLLKEVLR
- a CDS encoding zf-HC2 domain-containing protein, producing the protein MSTPCDVTELELQALADGELAPERTRTLEEHASTCARCSAFLEGERALAARVGALPRAIAPAPELWRAIESRIEQPRVLKGHARWRIAAGGFALAAAAALAIVASRPTTKMPPSQPVAVVPAPPVAPPAPAHAEEFPEEAPYLAALATLEADFARGKHALPEATLHAVEVNLQTIDAAIVTVRNTLVNAPDDLDLKSQLSDLYQQKIRVETDVIDLTARI
- a CDS encoding DUF4097 domain-containing protein codes for the protein MHKLLFIASLACLSCGAASVHAQPAPPPPPPAAPPAPPAPPAPPAPAPSFHVSAASPKGTVTINVVGATLNVIGWAKPEVSVKDTSNSTPRVQFSVNGDRTTVRATSGSLEVHVPAASAVEVRSSSGDVQVRDVTGALRVDTISGDIDLAGAPQSIAARTASGDVKVEANTTQTTVRTLSGEIHVRGVRGTASLDSVSGPVALSGSSFSRVDIHNTSSDISFDGQLAAQASFEARSTSGDVRLVLPSATSGSFELRSYNGSISSQLGTVRTGERQLDFKVGTGASTVRVQTFSGDIHIDVRK